From one Sphaeramia orbicularis chromosome 9, fSphaOr1.1, whole genome shotgun sequence genomic stretch:
- the fgf17 gene encoding fibroblast growth factor 17 — MYGINQRCIYISFHFFVLWCHAQGENHPSPNFNQYVRTQGAVTDQLSRRQVRVYQLYSRTSGKHVQIQGKRVTATAEDGNVYARLFVETDTFGSRVRIRGAESGRYLCMNRKGKLVGKPKGRSRDCIFTEIVLENNYTAFQNAKYEGWYVAFTRKGRPIKASRTRENQREVHFIKRLHTGPPPFPNTDQSKHFEFIRFPATRRAKRNRKSHTSS, encoded by the exons atgtaTGGAATAAACCAGCGCTGTATTTACAT ATCGTTTCATTTTTTCGTGCTGTGGTGCCATGCTCAG GGGGAGAATCACCCGTCTCCTAATTTTAACCAGTATGTGAGGACGCAGGGCGCAGTGACGGACCAGCTCAGCCGCAGACAGGTCAGGGTTTACCAGCTCTACAGCCGCACCAGCGGGAAACACGTCCAGATTCAGGGCAAAAGGGTCACCGCCACAGCTGAGGATGGAAATGTGTACG CTCGACTCTTTGTTGAGACAGATACCTTTGGCAGTCGAGTGAGGATAAGAGGTGCAGAAAGTGGGCGCTACCTCTGCATGAACCGGAAGGGGAAACTAGTCGGAAAG CCCAAAGGCCGGAGCAGGGACTGTATCTTCACAGAGATAGTACTGGAGAACAATTACACGGCCTTCCAGAATGCCAAGTATGAAGGCTGGTATGTGGCTTTCACCAGAAAAGGGAGGCCCATCAAAGCCTCCAGGACGAGGGAGAACCAGAGAGAGGTCCACTTCATCAAGAGGCTGCACACGGGCCCGCCTCCCTTCCCCAACACGGACCAAAGCAAACACTTTGAGTTCATACGGTTTCCGGCCACACGTCGGGCGAAGCGGAACAGGAAATCACATACCTCTTCCTAA